A DNA window from Acidimicrobiales bacterium contains the following coding sequences:
- a CDS encoding sigma-70 family RNA polymerase sigma factor: MKVATRGRQVEESDGALANEAALIERARHGDANAFAALYRHYLPQIYAFAYRRCASREIAEDVTALVFEKAFRNLPRFEPRGGGFAAWLFRIAANQMNDHHRRAARPASERGQVAMSRLVNDSEDPIDDVVRDEESSVVREALDRIKPRYRKALALRYLSGLSNEEAAEAMGVSRSTMAVLVHRSLKALKRELEVKP, encoded by the coding sequence GTGAAGGTCGCGACCCGAGGCAGGCAGGTGGAAGAGTCCGATGGTGCGTTGGCCAACGAGGCAGCGCTCATCGAGCGGGCTCGACATGGCGATGCCAACGCCTTCGCGGCGCTGTACCGGCACTACTTGCCCCAGATCTATGCGTTCGCGTACCGGCGGTGTGCCAGCAGGGAGATCGCCGAGGACGTCACCGCGCTGGTCTTCGAGAAGGCCTTCCGCAACCTTCCCCGCTTCGAGCCGCGTGGCGGCGGATTCGCCGCTTGGCTGTTTCGTATCGCGGCGAACCAGATGAACGATCACCACCGACGGGCTGCACGCCCCGCCAGCGAGCGAGGCCAAGTTGCGATGTCGAGGCTGGTCAACGACAGCGAAGACCCCATCGACGACGTCGTGCGGGACGAGGAGTCGAGCGTGGTGCGCGAGGCGCTCGACCGGATCAAACCCAGGTATCGAAAGGCCTTGGCGTTGCGCTACCTGTCGGGACTGTCCAACGAGGAGGCCGCCGAGGCGATGGGTGTGTCGCGCAGCACGATGGCGGTGCTGGTGCACCGGTCTCTGAAAGCGCTGAAGCGCGAGTTGGAGGTGAAACCATGA
- a CDS encoding AURKAIP1/COX24 domain-containing protein: MGSLVKKRRKRMRKKKHKKMLRRTRFQRR; encoded by the coding sequence ATGGGTTCACTCGTAAAGAAGCGCCGCAAGCGGATGCGCAAGAAGAAGCACAAGAAGATGCTTCGTCGCACCCGCTTCCAGCGCCGCTAA